The region AAAACAATGGGAATACAATTTTCCAAAAAGAACTTCCCGTATCCAGGATATACCCTTCCCCATCAATAGTCAGAATTCTATACCGGAGGTTTTTAAATGCACCTTGTACCTTACAATTCATTTGACGATCCCCCATTTCATTCAATTAGTACATTAGGAAAATGGATTGATGAAATCAAGACCACCTTTAAAAGCCTCGCCAGCACCATCAATCATATTACTTACTCCCTCTTTTACATCGTTCTTGAAATCGCTAAGGCTGTCCGTGAACTCGTCCACTTTTTCACCCGCCCACTCCACTCCATCTTGAATGTGCATAACGTTATTATCATAAAGTTTATTAAAACCCCACGTTGCAACAGTAGCCCCTGCTATACCGGCTGCTACTGCCCATCCTCCTGGATTAGTCCCCAGAAGGGCGGCCCCTCCAGCAACAAAACCCGTTCCTAACGTATCTCCTAACATACCTGCTCCTACTTTTCCGGCAGTATGTGTTACAGCTTGACCTGACGTCATGTTATTATTATCCATATCATCATACATTCCATAAAAAACATCTCCCACCATAAACGCTCCGCCTATAGAATTGCCGGCTTTTACGATGTTTTCTCCATTCTTTATGATATTTTTCCCGTTCTCCATAAGGTAATTAGGCAAACCTTTTTCGGGGAGTTCGCCATTCATCATTTTAACGATTTTACCTCTATCTTGTACCTTTATACCATCTGCTTTCACTTTTTTTCCTTGCTCCGTAATACCTTTTTCTATATACTTCGCAATCATACCTTCACCAGACAGTGTTCCAATTTCTTTCGCGTTTTCTATTATAAAATTCCAAACAGTCTTAGATTCTGTATCCTTTCCATTTTGAATATCTTTCAGTCCCGATACAATATCATCGTATTGATCTTTGCTGATCTCATCGTTTTTCAATTTTGTATAGGCCTTTTGCAAGTATGTACGCGAATCTGCATCAAGATCTTTTATCGCCTCATCTCGGATGTCTTTGGCCTTTTCGATTTCCGCTTCCCTCTGTTTCCCCTCATTATAATCCTTTAAAGCTGCTAACCCAACATCCGTAGATTTACTTTTATAATCAGTAAATCGAGCCTCACCATCACTCGTGTTAGCTCTGTTCATAGCGACTTCAATAAGGAAGGGGAAGTTGCGCTACTAATATCCGCTACACTGCTAATAGTATCGTATATGGACTCGTGTTCATCAAGTAAATCTTGGTAATCATCGTTTACATCTTCTGCTGTATCATTTAAATAGTTACTCTGAATAATTGCTAACTTACTAGAATCGACATTTGATTCAAATGTATCTAAGTGCTTCTTTAAATTATTTTCCAGATCTGTAAATAAACCATTAAAGGCTTCCAGAATGGTTTTATGTAGGTCGTTAAAATAACCCTTTGCTTCTTTTGCTGTCTTTCCCGAGAAAGTACTCATTGCATTAATCTGATCGATACTTTCTTGCACATCATCTAGGCTTGATTGAATATCCTCGGACATCGTTTTCAAGTCATCCGAGAAGTCAATAACCTCTGATATGTCTACCTTATGCCCCATTTAAACCCCTCCAATAATTATACCATTGGTTGCGCACCGGTTACATTGGCGGTGGATAATTCCGCCAGCTTTTCATCATTTTCTTCTATTTTTTCTCCAACATTCTCCAATGTATCAATATCTGAATGGAGAAGTGTTTTATATTTTTGTAACAGTTCGATCGCTTCAATTGTGTTTTTTAAGTCATTTTTAAACGGTTTAATATTTGTTTTTTCAAATGTACGACCTGTTTTAATCCCACTTTCAATACTGGTAACCGAAGATCTTAATTTTTCAACTTTTGAACGGAATTCCCCTAATTGAATACCAACTTCTTCTCCCATTCATCTCACTCCTTTTCCGCACTAGCAATCTGACTATTCAGCGAGTCAAGTGTAATTTCCAAGTTATGCAAACCGGTTGTAAGCGATGTTTTTAGTGACTCATACCGTTTAATGTCGTCCTGTATCGCCTCTTGGGCATCTTCCGTCTTGGAAATATACTCTTTCACACTTTTTTTGTATTCACTATAACGCTCCTCAAATTTATTCTCCTTCTCTCCTTTCCAACTGTCTTCAAACTGTCGATGGAACCTTTGGTAGATTGTAATACGGAAATGCTTTTTGCCAGTTTACCTGATGCCTTTTTCAACTTGGCTATTTTCTCCTCCAATTCCGCAATTTGTAACCGTGCACCATCCATCCCTGCCAAAACAGTCGTTCTTTGCGCATTTAAACTGCTTAGTGTCGAACTGCTCATCTACTCATCTCCTCTGCTATAGAATTTTTATTTTCAAATGCCGATGATCCATAGCACTCATATGAACCTGCACCCCTGCATACAATGATAATTTCCGAATGTGAAAATAAACCAATTAACCTAAATTATATGATACATCCAGCACACGTTCGAAGTGTCTTTTGATCTATTTGTTTTTTGGACAGCATTACTTTATTCCCAGTTACAGGAAGATGGTCAATACCCTGTCATCAAAACCCATTCGGTTGGTGTTCTTATACCCTGATCGACTTAAAGGTATTTATCGGCGCAGCGGGTTTCGTTCTTTTATCGGCGGTTTTTCCACTTTCATCGGCGATTCCAAGCAATTTATCAGCGATTTCAGTCGGTTTATCAGCGCTTTTCGCTCTTTTATCAGCGATTCCTAAAACCGGTGAACCTTTATGTGCCTTTTAACAACAAGAAAAAAAGGAGCCGCATTACGCTCCCTTTCCACTAAACCTTGCTATATGAATCCTGAAACACAACCTCTCCATCCATCACCGTTAATTCTACTTTTGCTTCTTTGATTTCTTCTACTGGCACAGCAAACAGATTACGGTCAAGCACAATCACATCAGCAAGTTTGCCTTTTTCCAATGTACCTAGTTCATGTTCCCGGAATCCTCCGTACGCTGAGCCAATGGTGTAATCACGTAATGCTTCTACCAAGATGATCTTTTCATCCGGATTCCAGCCATCTTTTGGATTGTCGGGATTCACCTTTAAGAATTTACAAAAGTTACATGTGGTTTATTGCATATTTCCACCCGATACAAATCATCTCTTTTATCCTCTAGAGGTGTCACTGTGCCAACCAGACGATTTCGCCGTAGTGCTTCCAGATCTACTTCCCCCACTACCATTGTCTCGATATTCGCACCTGCTTCAGCAATCACTCCGTCTGCAGCCAAACTGTAATCAATTGGTGAAAAAATTCCTGACCGCGCATCATTTGTATTCATATGGTAAACCTGTGTCAAATTGCCAACCGTTCCTGCCGTAATCGTAGCTACTTGATTTTCAATGGCTCTGGCTTGTGCACAATAGCGAACCCGTAAATACCCTTGCTGATCCTGCGCGGTAAATGGGGTGAAAATCAACTGGGCTCCTTGATCAACCGCAATTCGCGCAAGCTCTGGAAACTGAATATCATACCCCATTAAGATCGCAACCTTCCCACAATCGGTAGTAATCACGTTTACCGCATTGCCAGGTTGAACACCCCACCATTTCCGTTCATCCGGTGAAATATGCAGCTTATATTGTTTATCAATCGAGCCGTTGCGATGAAACAGATAGGAAACATTATAAAGCGACCCATTTTCTTCTACGAACTGCGACCCTGCGAGGATATTGATACTGTATCGAATCGCCATATCGGAAAACGCTCGCAAATAATCATTGGTATACGCCGCAACTCTCCTTACCTGCTTACTTGGTACGGTTTCTCCTAAAAAAGATAACAGCTGCATGGTAAACGACTCCGGGAACACAACGAAATCTGAACGCACCTTAGAACTGGCATCCACATAATATTCACTTTGTGCGACAAACGCTTCAAACGACTTAATTTCCTTCATTGAATACTGAATCGCAGCTATT is a window of Lentibacillus daqui DNA encoding:
- a CDS encoding T7SS effector LXG polymorphic toxin, which encodes MGHKVDISEVIDFSDDLKTMSEDIQSSLDDVQESIDQINAMSTFSGKTAKEAKGYFNDLHKTILEAFNGLFTDLENNLKKHLDTFESNVDSSKLAIIQSNYLNDTAEDVNDDYQDLLDEHESIYDTISSVADISSATSPSLLKSL
- a CDS encoding TIGR04197 family type VII secretion effector; translated protein: MGEEVGIQLGEFRSKVEKLRSSVTSIESGIKTGRTFEKTNIKPFKNDLKNTIEAIELLQKYKTLLHSDIDTLENVGEKIEENDEKLAELSTANVTGAQPMV
- a CDS encoding YwqH-like family protein, encoding MTIYQRFHRQFEDSWKGEKENKFEERYSEYKKSVKEYISKTEDAQEAIQDDIKRYESLKTSLTTGLHNLEITLDSLNSQIASAEKE
- a CDS encoding amidohydrolase family protein, whose amino-acid sequence is MNPDNPKDGWNPDEKIILVEALRDYTIGSAYGGFREHELGTLEKGKLADVIVLDRNLFAVPVEEIKEAKVELTVMDGEVVFQDSYSKV
- a CDS encoding bifunctional GNAT family N-acetyltransferase/carbon-nitrogen hydrolase family protein is translated as MSSSDISNIEKKLIVRNTRPEDIDNIIKMNKLGFGNADIAFKREHFESQLKIFPEGQVCIEYDGEIVGSCSSIIVDFDEYGEDHSFDEIADEGFIRNHDPAGKNLYGIEVVVHPEYRQMKIGRRLYEARRQICKRFNLESILFGGRLPNYHKYADQMSAEQYANEVIKQNLYDPVLTFQLMNGFKLRKVMPNYLPDDHASLKYATLMEWKNPDYLPETNELYQRAYPVRIAAIQYSMKEIKSFEAFVAQSEYYVDASSKVRSDFVVFPESFTMQLLSFLGETVPSKQVRRVAAYTNDYLRAFSDMAIRYSINILAGSQFVEENGSLYNVSYLFHRNGSIDKQYKLHISPDERKWWGVQPGNAVNVITTDCGKVAILMGYDIQFPELARIAVDQGAQLIFTPFTAQDQQGYLRVRYCAQARAIENQVATITAGTVGNLTQVYHMNTNDARSGIFSPIDYSLAADGVIAEAGANIETMVVGEVDLEALRRNRLVGTVTPLEDKRDDLYRVEICNKPHVTFVNS